GGTGAAGCGCTTGACCACCTTGCCGGAGCGGTCGGTGAACACCCCAAAAGCGTCCAGCGTGCCGTTGAAATAGGTGCGCAAATCCAGCTGGGGGGTTTGGCCCGCGTAGTCGGTCACCTGCGGGCCCGCGCAACCGGCCAGGGCAGCGCTGGTAGCCAAAAGAAGAAGACGGCGTTTCATGGGGAGTCCTTGGGTCGGATGATGAGCAAATAGAGCGCCGCTGCCGCCGCCAGCTTCAGGGCGCAGGGCAGCAGGCAGTAGGTGGCGGTGAGGGCGTGCAGGGCGGCGGCATCCTGCGCGCCGGGGGTGTAGCCAAAGTAGGCCAGCAGCGGCAGGGCCAGCCCGGCGGCCAGGGCCAGATTCAGCTTGGTGGCGAAGTTCCACCAGCCGAAGTACAAACCCGCACCGCCCTGTTTTTGCACCAGGCCCGCCAGCAATGCGCTGGGCAGGGCCAGGTCGGTGCCCAGGGCGATACCCGAGGCAGCGCACACGGCCAGAAACGCCGTGCTGTCGCCCGCGCCCAGCAGGGAAGCCCCCACAAACGCGGCCACCGCCACGCCCATGCCCACCAACCAGGTGCGCGCCAGGCCCAGCCGGGGCACCAGGCGCAGCCACAGCGGAATCGACAGGGCGGCGCACACAAAGTAGGTGGCCAGAAACAGCGGCTGCAGCGCCTGCGGGGCCAGCAGCCGGTCTTGCATAAAGAACAGCACCAGGGTGGCGGGCACGGCGCTGGCAATGCCGTTCACCATGAACACGCCCAGCAGGCGGCGAAACGCGGGGTTGTGCAGCGGCAGCCACAACGCGGCGCGCGTCTGGGAGGGGATTTGCGGGGCGGGTGCGATGGCGTGGCTCCAGGCCCACCAACCCAAGCCCAAAGAAAGCGCCAACAGCCCCACCGTGGTGGGCAGGCCCAGCAGCACCGGGGCCACGCTGGCCGTCACCACGCCCACCAGGCCCAGGCCTTCGCGCCAGGCGACGATGCGGCTGCGCTGGGCCTCGGTGCCGCCCAGTAACCCGGCCCAGGCCTGGTGCAGCACGCCCAGGGTGCTGTAGGCGGTGTAGGTGACGACCAGCAGGGCGGCGGCCCACAGCAGCACGTGGTCTTGCGTGGCAGGAAAGAACAGCCCCCAGAAGCCCAGCGCCATGACCACCGCCGCCCCGGCAGCCACGCCCAGCACGGCGCGGCTGGCGTGGGTGGGGCGGGCAAACAGCGCGTCGCCCCAGCGGCCCAGCAGCGGGTCGATGAGGCCGTCGAACAGGCGCGCGCCCAGCAAGATCTGCCCCAGCACGGCCAGCGGCACGCCCAGCGTGGTGGCGTAGTGGTTGGGCAGCACCACGTACAGCGGCAGCGCCACAAAGGCCAAGGGCAGACCCATCAGGCCGTAGGCCAAGCCGTTGCGGGCGGTGAATGCCGCGGCAGAGGTCATGGGTTGCCCGCCAGCAGCGCCCGGCGCATCGCAGGCTCGGAGGTTTGGGGCGACAGCCAGATGCCGAAGAACAGGCGCGCAAAGTCGCCATCGCTGACCTCACCCGTGGGCTGGCCGTTGGTCAGGAAGCGGGCGGTGCGGGTCTGCGGCAGGTAGATGCCCAGGATGCGGTCGTTCTTTTGCACGTCGGGAAAGGCCGCCTCCAGCTTTTGCTGCCAGCTCTTGGCCTGCGCGTCCGAAATGGGCGCGCTGCGGCGCATCTCGTCGAGCGAGCGGCGGGCGATGTCGGCGCGGGTGAAATCGCGCAGGTAGGTTAGCTCCAGCGCCAGGGCGGTGTCGGCATAGCGGGCAGGCTGGAAGCCGGGGGCGGTCCAGAGCTGCGCGTCGTAGATGTCAAAGCCCCAGACCTTGAGGCGGGTGCTGCCCACCAGGCGGGCCTGCGGTACGCTTGCTGCCACATCGGTGGGGATGTCGGCAGCCCAGGCATTCAAGCCGAACAGGGCGCTAGCGCTTATAACAAGGGCGTAAGCAGCTACTTTTTTAATAGCGTGTACTGTACGAGGTTGATGTTGCCCTTGTCGAAGGCGGCTTCGCAGTAGGCCAGGTAGAACTCCCATAAGCGCATGAACCTTTCGTCAAAACCGAGTTGCAGCACTTCCGTGCGGGCGGCCAAAAACCGGTCGCGCCAGCGGCGCAGGGTTTCGGCGTAGTCGGGGCCGAAGGCGAATTCGTCCACCACCTCCAGCCCAGCCGCGGCGGCTTCGCGGCGGAATTCGCGCGGGCAGGGCAGGCAGCCGCCGGGGAAGATGTACTGCTGGATGAAGTCGGTGCTGCTGATGTAGCGCTCGAACAGGCTGTCGTCGATGACGATGCTCTGGATGCAGGCGCGGCCCCCCGGCTTGAGCAGGCGGGCCACGGTCTGGAAATAGGTGGGCCAGTATTCGCGGCCCACGGCTTCCACCATTTCCACCGAGCAGATGGCGTCAAACGGCGCGTCGGTGATGTCGCGGTAGTCCTGCAGGCGCAGGTCGGCGCGGCTATCCATGCCCAGGCGCTGCACGCGCTGGTGGGCGAAGGCGAGTTGCTCGGTACTCAGGGTCACGCCGGTCACGCTGGCGTTGAATTCGGTGGTGCCCATTTCGGCCAGTGCGCCCCAGCCGCAGCCAATTTCCAGCACCCGGTCGCCGGGCTGCACCCGGGCCATGGCCAGGGCACGGCGGACCTTGGCGTCTTGCGCCTCGCGCAGCGGTTTGTCCAGCTCGCCCTCGAACCAGGCGGACGAGTAGTTCATGCTGTCGTCCAGCCACAGGCTGTAGAAGGCGTTGCCCAGGTCGTAGTGGGCGTGGATGTTCTTCTGGCTGTTGGCTTTGGTGTTGCGGTTCAGCAGGTGCTTGATGCGGTACCACAGGCGGCCCACCCAGTTGCCGTAGACCACGTCTTCGATCTCTTGCCGGTTGCAGATGAAGACGGTGAGCAGATCGGTCAGGTTGGGGGTGGTCCAGTCGCCGTCGATATAGGTTTCGGCCACACCGATGTCGCCGGACTTGAGGGCTGCGGCGCAGACGTTCCAGTTTTTCAGCGTCATGGCGGCGGTAGGGGCATCGCCATGTTGCTGGTGGTTGCCGAAGACCTGCATGCTGCCGTCGGGCAACTGCATGGTGATGCTGCCGTGGCGCAGGCGCTGCAAGAGCCTCAGGGCGGTGCGGGCGGCCGCCGGGGCATCGCTGGGCACGGCAAAACCGGGAGCAGTGGTGGTGGAGTTCATTGCGTTTATCTCGTCACAAAATCTTTGGGCGGCAGGGGTTTGCTGAAAAATCGCACGCGTTTGCGCCACAGGCGAAAGGCCTGCCAATGGATGCGCGCCACCACGCCCAGCGTCATGGCCGGGTAGCGCCAGAGCGCCTGGCGGATGCTGGCCGGGGTGATGGCTTGCAGCGTGCCGCTGACGCTGGTCTCAATCAGCGCGCCCTGGCTGTCGTCATAGTCGACACGGGCCACGGTGCGGTCGCCGGATCGCATGAAGCGGAAGCGGTAGCCGCCCTCGACCGGGCAGAACGGCGATACGTGGAACACCTTGGCTGCCGTCAGCTCCACCCCATAGCGCGGTTGGTCCAGCACGTAGCAGTGGCGCTCGCCAAAGGTGTTGTTGACCTCGACCACGATGGCCCGCAGGCTGCCATCCAAGCGGTGGCAGTACCAGAAGCTGACGGGCTTGAAGGTGTGGCCGAAGACGCGCGGGTAGCAGTGCAGCCAGATCTCGCCGTCGGCGTCAAGAATGCCTTCGCGCTGCAGCAGGGACTCCATCCACGCCAGCGCACTGCCCTGGCCGTCGCCGTGGTCGGCGTCGTAAAAGCTCAGGGCGGCGCGGCGGTTGACGGCCAGGGCCGTGCCCGCCAAGGACCGCATCGGCAGCATCAAAAAATAGGTAGGGTAGGCAAACGCGTGCCGCACCGGGCGCAGCCGGGTGTGGCGGACCTGGCCAAAGCCGATGCTCGCCTGGTGCGGGGCCGGGGTCATACCCCCGCCTTCAGCAGCTCGGCCACCGCCAGCCCGGCTTTCAGGCCGTCTTCATGGAAGCCGTAGCCCATCCACGCGCCACAGAAATAGGTGTTGTGCTGGCCTTGCAGCGCGGGCATGCGCTGCTGCGCGGCGATGGCGGGCAGGTCCAGCACCGGGTGGGCGTAGTCAAACGTGCCCAGCACCTGGGGGTGGGCGATGTCGCGTGTGGGGTTTAGCGACACGATGACCGGCTGCTCCCAGGGCAGGGGCTGCAGCTTGTTGAGCCAGTAGTGCAGACACACCCGGGCCGACTCGGTGGCGGTGGCGGGCGCGCGTTCGTAATTCCACGCGGCCCAGGCCTCAGGGTTGCGCGGCAGCACCGAGGCGTCGGTGTGCAGCACGGCGCGGTTGGCGTGGTAGTGGATGGCACCCAGCGTGGCCTCCTCCGCCGGGGTGGGCGCGGCCAGCAGGGCCAGGGCCTGGTCGGAATGGGTGGCCAGCACCACCTTGTCGAAGCGCTCGGTGCGGGCCAGCCCGTGCTGCAGGCTGGTGATGAACACGCCGCCTGGTGTGCGCTCAATACGCATCACCGGGCTGAGGAGGCGCCTGTCGTCGATCTTTGCGGTGATCTTGTCCACGTAGTGCCGCGCACCGCCGGTCACCGTCCACCACTGGGGCCGGTTGAGCACCTGCAGCAGGCCGTGGTTGTGGCAAAAGCGCACCATGGTGGCGACAGGGAACAGCAGCATCTGGGCCGTGGGGCAGCTCCAGATGCAGCCCATCATCGGCAAAAAGTACCAGTCGCGGAAGGCCGTGCCAAACCGGTGCTGGTCCAGAAACGCGCCCAGCGGCTGGGCCAGGGCGGCGTCGTTGTTGTCCAGCGCGAGCTGGGTGGTGATCTGGTTGAAGCGCAGCAGGTCGCGCAGCATGCCCCAGAAGCGCGGGCTCCACAGGTTGCGTTTCTGGGCAAACACGCTGCCCAGGGTGCTGCCGCTCCATTCCACATAGCGTTCGCCCGGCACGGTGGTGGGGATCTGGGCAGAGAAAGACATGTCCGTCTTGGAGGTCTCCACCTTCAGTTCGGCCAGCAGGGCGATGAGCTGCGGGTAGGTGCGCTCGTTGAAAACCAGAAAGCCCGTATCCACCCCATGGGTGACCATGCCGCCGGGTGTGGGCAGGGTGAGATCGACGGTGTGGGTATGGCCGCCAAAGTAATGACCCGCTTCGAACAGCGTGGTTTCGGCCCGGCCCTGCAGGCTATGCGCCACGGCCAGGCCGGAAATGCCGGAGCCGACGATGGCCAGCTTCATACGGCTGGGCATGGCGCGGGAAGGAAAGTGGCTGCGAAGCACCCCAAGGCGAACGAGGGAGTGAGGGAGGAGGAGAACCGCCCCGGGGCTGCATGCCGGCACAGAGTGCGCGGATGGCTTCGCTGCCAGAAAAACAGATGCGCCCCATCGGCCGCATTGCCGATAAAGACCGATTCCGAACGCCATAAGTTCCCGGCCCGACCGGCAATGCGGCGGTAAAGGAATGTGAAGTACGGGATGGTGGAGAAGCACATATGGCGATAATATACCAATCAGTCACTTTGTGACCAATAAGTTTTATTTTTAGCAATCAACCCCACCACGGCCGTGCGTCTGACACAAAGTGCCATGTTGACCGCCTAAAATGAAAGCCGTTAAGAAGGACTTCCATGCTCTATCCCGAACTCTTTAGACAACTCGAAGCCGTGCGTTGGAACATGGAAAAAGACGTTCCATGGGACACGTTCGATGCCAGCCTGCTGACCGACGAACAGGCGCAGACCATCAAGATGAACGCCATCACCGAGTGGGCCGCCCTGCCCGCCACCGAAATGTTCTTGCGCGACAACCAGGACGACAGCGACTTTTCCGCCTTCATGTCGATCTGGTTTTTTGAGGAGCAAAAGCATTCGCTGGTGCTGATGGAGTACCTGCGCCGCTTCCGCCCCGACCTGGTGCCCACCGAAGAAGAGCTGCACGACATCCGCTTCGAATTCGACCCGGCCCCGGCCCTGGAGACGCTGATGCTGCACTTTTGCGGCGAGATCCGCCTGAACCACTGGTACCGCCGCGCCAGTGAATGGCATTCGGAGCCGGTGATCAAGAACATCTACACCAAGCTCAGCCAGGACGAAGCCCGCCACGGCGGTGCCTACCTGCGCTACATGAAACGCGCCATCGCCAACACCGGCAACGAAGCCCGCGGTGCCTTCACCAAGGTCGGCGTGCTGATGGCCAGCGCCCGCCGCACCGCGCAGGCGCTGCACCCCACCAACCTGCACGTGAACGAAAGCCTGTTTCCGCGCGACACCATCCAGAGCCGCCTGCCCGACCCGGCCTGGCTAGAGCACTGGCTGGACACGCAGATCAAGTTCGACGCGGTGTGGGAGGGCAAGGTGGTCGATCGCATCCTGCACAACCTGAGCCTGCTGATGGACCGCAGCTTCAAGACCGTGCAGGAGCTGAACCGCTACCGCAAGGAAGTCAGCAAGGAGCTGGCGGCCGTTGTGGAACCCGCAGTGCCCGCAGCAACCTGAGAGCCTAGCTAGATCAGCGCCAGCAGCTTCTCCAGCTGCACCTGCACTTTCACCTCGCGATGCGGCACGTGGGCGATGATCTTGGTGATCGGTAGATTGGTTTCGCGCACGATCATCTCGCCCATGGGCATGCCGTCGCGGTTGATGATCACCGCCACACGCGGGGCCGTGGTGTTGGCGCTGCGGCGGATCACCACCGCCACCTCGCCATTGGCCAGCCGCACATAGACGCCCGGCGAATACACGCCCACAGCCTTGATCAGGGCCGCACCAGCCTGGTCCACGTGCTGTTTTTCGTCGAAATAGCAGGCCTGCATGGCGGCGTTTGGCGGCATCGACAGGCGGCCCACGCGCGGCGACAGCCGGGCGATGAAGGTATCCGCCCGCTGCAGCAGCCGGGCCAGACGCATGGCCACGGTCTTGTTCTCCAGCGGGCCTGGCGCGCGGTCGTGGTGGTGGCGCACCGCCAGCAACCAGTCTTCGTTGTCCACGCCCATCGCCACCAGCATGCTGAAGGCGCGCTGCGCGTGCTGCTCCACCAGGTCGATCTGCTTGGCCGTCAGGGCCTGGTTTTGCACCGTCAGCTCGTCTTGCAGCGCGGTCATGGCGATGTTCATGGTCAGCGCGGCCTTGCCCAGCGTGGCATCCTGGTCGGACGGCCAGTTCAGCACCTCGCGCGCGGCCAGGCTGCACACCACGTAGACCAGCATGGCGTGGGTGGCGCTGTACATCTGCACCTCGGTGGCGGACAAATGCATCAGCGCGCACAACGTGGCATCGGGGTGGTTCTCCACCAGGGCGTGCAGCTCGGCGTAGAGCTTTTCCAGCCGCGGCAGAAACTGCTCGCTCTGCGGGTCGCGCAGCAGGCCGTTGGCGCGGATTTGCAGCGCGGTCCAGTCGGGGATGCGGGTGGCTTCGCTGGCGGTGGTCTTGTCCAGGTCGGAGGCCGCCAGCTGCATATCGGCAATGTCGCCCAGGGTGGTGTCGGCCCGCACCATGTCGTACAACTTGCCGACATAGGCACGGTGGTTGTCGGCGGCGTCTACGTCCACGCACAGGGTCATGCCGCGCGAGGTCCAGTAGGTAATTTCTTCGCGCTCGGTGATGATGTAGCCCTTGTGCGCCAGCAGCACGCCCTGCTCGTTACGCAAGGCAAATGGCAAGGGTTGTCCGAGGCGCAGGGTGGAGGTATTGACGGCGATGAGGTTCATGGGGCGAGAGCGTATCAGTTCAAGGGCCCGCTGTCGCCTGCTAGCATTTGCCCATGACCGACACCCCTGCTTTCCTACCGCCACCCGCCTTTCTGGACAAAATCTGCAGCCGCGCCGACGCACCGGCCCGGCTGGCCCACCTGCCCCGCCCCTGGGTGTTTACCAACGGGGTGTTCGACATCCTGCACCGCGGCCACGCCACGTATCTGGCGCAGGCCCGCTCGCTGGGCGGCAGCCTGGTGGTAGCGCTCAACAGCGATGCCTCGGCCCGCCGCCTGGGCAAGGGCCCAGACCGCCCGCTGAACGCCGAGGCCGACCGCGCCGTGCTGATGGCCGCGCTGGAGTCGGTGAGCCTGGTCACCTGGTTTGACGAGAACACGCCGCTGGAACTGATCACCGAGCTGCGCCCCGACATCCTGGTCAAGGGCGGCGACTACGACATGCAAAAGCTGGCCGAGACCGCCGTGGTGCAGGCCTACGGCGGCACGGCCCGGGCGATTCCGTTCCTGGACGGCTATTCCACCACCGCCCTGGTCCACAAAATCAAGCAACCGCACGGTGGTTGAGGCGCTGCAGCGCGTCTGGCGGGCGCTGCGCCAGGACAGGTTTCTGCAGATCCTGCTGCTGGGCCTGGTGCTGCTCAGTGTGGCCACCCGCACGCCGCTGGCCGCCTACCCCGCCCTGGTGGACTGGCCCACCATCGCCGCCCTCACCGGCCTGCTGGCCCTGACCCTGGGCGTGGAGACCAGCGGCGCACTGCACCGCCTGGGCCACTGGCTGGTGGGCTACATGACCAGCGAACGCGCGGCCGCCCTGTGCCTGGTCAGTGCCGCCGCCGTGCTGTCCACCGTGCTGACCAATGACGTGGCGCTGTTCGTCATTGTGCCGCTCACCCTAGGCATCTGCCGCATCACCCCGCTGCCGACCACCCGGCTGGTGGTGTTCGAGGCGCTGGCGGTGAACGCGGGCTCGGCCCTCACGCCCATCGGCAATCCGCAAAACCTGTTCTTGTGGCAGCTCTCGGGCACCTCGTTTGGCGGTTTTGTGTGGCACATGCTGCCGCTGGTGGCGGTGCTGATGCTGTTGCTGCTGCTGGTGACGGCCCTGGCCTTCTCCGGGCGCGCCCTGCAGGCCACCGACCCCCAGGCCGAGCACCCGCTCAACCGGCGGCTGCTGGGTGCCTCGCTGCTGCTGTACCCGGTGTTTCTGGTGCTGACCGACCTGCACTACGCACCCTGGGCCCTGGTGGCCGTGCTGGTGTGCCTGGGAGCACTGCACTGGCGCGTGCTGGTGCAGCTCGACTGGGGGCTGCTGCTGGTGTTTGTGCTGATGTTCATCGACCTGCGCCTGCTCGTCGGGCTGGGTGCCGTGCAGCAGGCACTGGCGGGCTGGGGGCTGGCCCAGCCGCTGCACCTGTTCTGGGCCGGCATCGCCACCTCGCAAATCGTCAGCAACGTGCCCGCCGCGATTGCGCTGGCCGAGTTTTCCAAAGACTGGAAGGTGCTGGCCTACGCCGTCAACATCGGCGGCTTCGGCCTGATGGTGGGCTCGCTGGCGAACCTGATCGCCCTGCGCATGGCCCCGGACACCAGGGCCTGGCTGCACTTCCATGTGTGGTCGCTGCCGTTTCTGGTGGCCGGGTCGGCGGTGGGGTGGCTGCTGCTGTTTGCTATGTAAAAAGTAGCTTCTCACGCTTATTCCATAAGCATGAGCGTCCTATTTAATACAAAACCCCTACTGCTCCTTTTGGTACTGGGGGGACCGGGGACCGTAGAGCAAGCCACCGGGGCGGGCATGGAGCAAGCGGGCGCTGGCCAGGTGGGACAGGCCGTGGCCGGGGTCGCTCACACTGCCGGCAATCTGGCGCACCAGCGCGGTCACCAGCAAACCGACCAGGCCACCGCCGCTGTTTTGCCGATTTTCCGCATCCGAGGCCGTGGCCCGGCCTTGCCAGAGCAGCGCCCCGGTGCGCGTGTCCACCAGCTTGCCGGTGGCCGAGACCACGGTGGAGCTGTCGATCACCAGGTACTTGGTGCCGTAGTCTTCCACCGTCACGTAGAACACCGCATCGGCACCAAAAATATCGCGCAGCTTGGGCAGCGGGGCCTGGTGCATGTCGGCGGGATGCTCCAGCCCGTTCTCTTTGAAGGTCTGGTCCACCACCGCCACCGGAAACACGTAGTAGCCCGACTCGGCCAGTGGCGCGGTGACGGTGGACATCACGCTGTACGAGGCGCGGATGTCCACGGTTTTGTTCAGCGGCGGCAGCACCAGGATGGACGCGGGGCGGCTTTCCCGGAAGGCGGTGTAGTCGTAGCTGGGCTTTTGCACCGCACAGGCGGTCAGCGCCAGGGCGGCGCCCACCACGGCAAGGCGCGTGGCACTGCGCAGGAGCTTATTTTTTGGCATGTTGGATCAGCAGGTCCATGTAGACCGTGGACTCGGGGAACAGGGATTTTTCGGCTTCAAAGGACTGCACGGCCTGGCCGGGTTTGCCCGCCTGGAAGTACAGGTAGCCCAAATGGGCGAAGTAACCCGGCGGCGGTTTACGGGCTTGCAGGTCGGTCTTTTGCAGATCGGCCTCCAGTGCCGCAATCTGCGCATCGACCGGCACCTTGCCCGGTTCGGCGTACTGGGTGTAGATCTGGTCCTGGTAGCTGCCCCATTGGTACAGGGTGGGCACCTTGGTGGCGCAGCCGGTCAGCAGCGCCAGGCCGAGCAGGCCCGCGGTGGTGGTGACATTCAAACGCATGGTGATCAGTACTTGGGTTTCCAGGCGCCGCTGTCGATGCCGTCGGTCAGGCGGTTCACCGCTTCGCGGATGGCCAGATCCAGCACCTTGCCGTTCAGGGTGGCGTCATAGCCCGCCGTGCCGCCGAAGCCGATCACCTCGCGGTTCGACAGGGCGTACTCGCCCGCGCCTTGCACCGAATACACCACCTCGGAGGTCAGCGCGTCCACCACATTCAGGCTGACCTTGGCGTAGGCGGTTTGGGTTTTGCCCCGGCCCAGCACGCCAAAGAACTGCTGGTCGCCGGTCTCCTTGCGGCCAAACTCGGTCACGTCGCCGGTGACCACAAACTCCGCCCCCTTGAGCTTTTGCACCTGGCCCAGCAACGCGGCCTCTTGTTTGATTTCTTCCATGTTGCTGCGCTCCACCACGCGGAAGCGGTTGGACTGCTGCAGGTGCGTCACCAGAATCGTCTTCGACTGGCCGCCCAGGCGGTCCACGCCGTCCGAGAACAGGCCGCGCATGAAGTTGGAGCGGTTGTCAAACTTGCCCACCGCCAGCGTGCTCTTGGGGCCGGTGTAGCCCGTCTTGGCGGTGTTCACCTGCGGGACCACCAGGGCCTGCGAGGTTTCGGTGGCACAGCCCACCAGACCCAGTGCGGGGACGAGGGCGGCGGCGAAGACAAAGAGGGAGCGACGGTTCATGGAAATATGTAACAGAGGGGATGGAGCCCGGATTCTAGGGGCCGACCACGCCCTTGGCAACGCTATTTAAAAAATAGCTGCTCACGCTTGCCAGATAAGCGCTAGCACCCTAAAAAGCTTGAAACTTTTATTTACAAGTCGGACGCTGGCACGCCCCGAATGCCCCAGCTCTCCCTGGGCGGCTCGGTCAGCACCACCATCAGGTCGGCGGGCGCAATGCCGAGTGCCCCCAGACGCTGCATGAGGGCCTGGTACAGCGCGCGCTTGGTCTCGATGGAGCGGCCCGGGAACATCAAGATGTCCACCAGGGTGTAGTTTTCGGTCTTGCCGGGGGCCACCCAGAAGTGCTCGGGGCGGTGTTCGATGTAGCGGATCTGGCGGTCGTCTTCAGGCACCTGCAAGGCATCGCGCAGAGCCAGGTACACGGCCTCCATCAGCGCGGTGACTTCGGCGGCGGGGCGGCTGCGGCGGA
This sequence is a window from Rhodoferax sp. WC2427. Protein-coding genes within it:
- a CDS encoding MFS transporter; amino-acid sequence: MTSAAAFTARNGLAYGLMGLPLAFVALPLYVVLPNHYATTLGVPLAVLGQILLGARLFDGLIDPLLGRWGDALFARPTHASRAVLGVAAGAAVVMALGFWGLFFPATQDHVLLWAAALLVVTYTAYSTLGVLHQAWAGLLGGTEAQRSRIVAWREGLGLVGVVTASVAPVLLGLPTTVGLLALSLGLGWWAWSHAIAPAPQIPSQTRAALWLPLHNPAFRRLLGVFMVNGIASAVPATLVLFFMQDRLLAPQALQPLFLATYFVCAALSIPLWLRLVPRLGLARTWLVGMGVAVAAFVGASLLGAGDSTAFLAVCAASGIALGTDLALPSALLAGLVQKQGGAGLYFGWWNFATKLNLALAAGLALPLLAYFGYTPGAQDAAALHALTATYCLLPCALKLAAAAALYLLIIRPKDSP
- a CDS encoding chalcone isomerase family protein — its product is MNAWAADIPTDVAASVPQARLVGSTRLKVWGFDIYDAQLWTAPGFQPARYADTALALELTYLRDFTRADIARRSLDEMRRSAPISDAQAKSWQQKLEAAFPDVQKNDRILGIYLPQTRTARFLTNGQPTGEVSDGDFARLFFGIWLSPQTSEPAMRRALLAGNP
- a CDS encoding class I SAM-dependent methyltransferase; translation: MNSTTTAPGFAVPSDAPAAARTALRLLQRLRHGSITMQLPDGSMQVFGNHQQHGDAPTAAMTLKNWNVCAAALKSGDIGVAETYIDGDWTTPNLTDLLTVFICNRQEIEDVVYGNWVGRLWYRIKHLLNRNTKANSQKNIHAHYDLGNAFYSLWLDDSMNYSSAWFEGELDKPLREAQDAKVRRALAMARVQPGDRVLEIGCGWGALAEMGTTEFNASVTGVTLSTEQLAFAHQRVQRLGMDSRADLRLQDYRDITDAPFDAICSVEMVEAVGREYWPTYFQTVARLLKPGGRACIQSIVIDDSLFERYISSTDFIQQYIFPGGCLPCPREFRREAAAAGLEVVDEFAFGPDYAETLRRWRDRFLAARTEVLQLGFDERFMRLWEFYLAYCEAAFDKGNINLVQYTLLKK
- a CDS encoding DUF1365 domain-containing protein yields the protein MTPAPHQASIGFGQVRHTRLRPVRHAFAYPTYFLMLPMRSLAGTALAVNRRAALSFYDADHGDGQGSALAWMESLLQREGILDADGEIWLHCYPRVFGHTFKPVSFWYCHRLDGSLRAIVVEVNNTFGERHCYVLDQPRYGVELTAAKVFHVSPFCPVEGGYRFRFMRSGDRTVARVDYDDSQGALIETSVSGTLQAITPASIRQALWRYPAMTLGVVARIHWQAFRLWRKRVRFFSKPLPPKDFVTR
- a CDS encoding NAD(P)/FAD-dependent oxidoreductase is translated as MKLAIVGSGISGLAVAHSLQGRAETTLFEAGHYFGGHTHTVDLTLPTPGGMVTHGVDTGFLVFNERTYPQLIALLAELKVETSKTDMSFSAQIPTTVPGERYVEWSGSTLGSVFAQKRNLWSPRFWGMLRDLLRFNQITTQLALDNNDAALAQPLGAFLDQHRFGTAFRDWYFLPMMGCIWSCPTAQMLLFPVATMVRFCHNHGLLQVLNRPQWWTVTGGARHYVDKITAKIDDRRLLSPVMRIERTPGGVFITSLQHGLARTERFDKVVLATHSDQALALLAAPTPAEEATLGAIHYHANRAVLHTDASVLPRNPEAWAAWNYERAPATATESARVCLHYWLNKLQPLPWEQPVIVSLNPTRDIAHPQVLGTFDYAHPVLDLPAIAAQQRMPALQGQHNTYFCGAWMGYGFHEDGLKAGLAVAELLKAGV
- a CDS encoding ferritin-like domain-containing protein, encoding MLYPELFRQLEAVRWNMEKDVPWDTFDASLLTDEQAQTIKMNAITEWAALPATEMFLRDNQDDSDFSAFMSIWFFEEQKHSLVLMEYLRRFRPDLVPTEEELHDIRFEFDPAPALETLMLHFCGEIRLNHWYRRASEWHSEPVIKNIYTKLSQDEARHGGAYLRYMKRAIANTGNEARGAFTKVGVLMASARRTAQALHPTNLHVNESLFPRDTIQSRLPDPAWLEHWLDTQIKFDAVWEGKVVDRILHNLSLLMDRSFKTVQELNRYRKEVSKELAAVVEPAVPAAT
- a CDS encoding HD-GYP domain-containing protein, translating into MNLIAVNTSTLRLGQPLPFALRNEQGVLLAHKGYIITEREEITYWTSRGMTLCVDVDAADNHRAYVGKLYDMVRADTTLGDIADMQLAASDLDKTTASEATRIPDWTALQIRANGLLRDPQSEQFLPRLEKLYAELHALVENHPDATLCALMHLSATEVQMYSATHAMLVYVVCSLAAREVLNWPSDQDATLGKAALTMNIAMTALQDELTVQNQALTAKQIDLVEQHAQRAFSMLVAMGVDNEDWLLAVRHHHDRAPGPLENKTVAMRLARLLQRADTFIARLSPRVGRLSMPPNAAMQACYFDEKQHVDQAGAALIKAVGVYSPGVYVRLANGEVAVVIRRSANTTAPRVAVIINRDGMPMGEMIVRETNLPITKIIAHVPHREVKVQVQLEKLLALI
- the rfaE2 gene encoding D-glycero-beta-D-manno-heptose 1-phosphate adenylyltransferase, with the translated sequence MTDTPAFLPPPAFLDKICSRADAPARLAHLPRPWVFTNGVFDILHRGHATYLAQARSLGGSLVVALNSDASARRLGKGPDRPLNAEADRAVLMAALESVSLVTWFDENTPLELITELRPDILVKGGDYDMQKLAETAVVQAYGGTARAIPFLDGYSTTALVHKIKQPHGG
- a CDS encoding SLC13 family permease; the encoded protein is MVEALQRVWRALRQDRFLQILLLGLVLLSVATRTPLAAYPALVDWPTIAALTGLLALTLGVETSGALHRLGHWLVGYMTSERAAALCLVSAAAVLSTVLTNDVALFVIVPLTLGICRITPLPTTRLVVFEALAVNAGSALTPIGNPQNLFLWQLSGTSFGGFVWHMLPLVAVLMLLLLLVTALAFSGRALQATDPQAEHPLNRRLLGASLLLYPVFLVLTDLHYAPWALVAVLVCLGALHWRVLVQLDWGLLLVFVLMFIDLRLLVGLGAVQQALAGWGLAQPLHLFWAGIATSQIVSNVPAAIALAEFSKDWKVLAYAVNIGGFGLMVGSLANLIALRMAPDTRAWLHFHVWSLPFLVAGSAVGWLLLFAM
- a CDS encoding DUF799 domain-containing protein; its protein translation is MPKNKLLRSATRLAVVGAALALTACAVQKPSYDYTAFRESRPASILVLPPLNKTVDIRASYSVMSTVTAPLAESGYYVFPVAVVDQTFKENGLEHPADMHQAPLPKLRDIFGADAVFYVTVEDYGTKYLVIDSSTVVSATGKLVDTRTGALLWQGRATASDAENRQNSGGGLVGLLVTALVRQIAGSVSDPGHGLSHLASARLLHARPGGLLYGPRSPQYQKEQ
- a CDS encoding DUF4810 domain-containing protein; the encoded protein is MRLNVTTTAGLLGLALLTGCATKVPTLYQWGSYQDQIYTQYAEPGKVPVDAQIAALEADLQKTDLQARKPPPGYFAHLGYLYFQAGKPGQAVQSFEAEKSLFPESTVYMDLLIQHAKK
- a CDS encoding CsgG/HfaB family protein, translated to MNRRSLFVFAAALVPALGLVGCATETSQALVVPQVNTAKTGYTGPKSTLAVGKFDNRSNFMRGLFSDGVDRLGGQSKTILVTHLQQSNRFRVVERSNMEEIKQEAALLGQVQKLKGAEFVVTGDVTEFGRKETGDQQFFGVLGRGKTQTAYAKVSLNVVDALTSEVVYSVQGAGEYALSNREVIGFGGTAGYDATLNGKVLDLAIREAVNRLTDGIDSGAWKPKY